From the Polynucleobacter acidiphobus genome, the window AGTATTTTTAGTTTGAGTTCATAATTTTCAGTGGCTGCCTCAATAACTAAGTCAGTTTTTTTCAAATCATCATAATTAGTTGATCCAAGTATGCGTTCAAGAATTGATAATTTTGCCTGGTTTGAAATTTTTTCTTTCTCTACCAGTCGACTTAAGTTTTTATCGATTGTATTAATACCTTTATTTATTACCTCTTGGTTTATATCAATCATAAGTACCTGCAAACCAGCTTGAGAAAAAATCTGACAGATACCATTTCCCATCGTACCCGCGCCTATAACACCGACAGTTTTAATATTCATATTTGTCTTAAGGTAGTTAACTGCATTAAAGCTAAAAATTCACTTTTACTGTTGATTGGATGAACTACTGAACATTGGCTTGATTTCATCCGAAACGATTAAATTTGCTTCAGTTGATTCAATAACTTGTTCAATGCTTGAATTTGGAGCGTATTCACAAAGAAGCAAGCCTTCTTTGATTGGCTTGATAACTGCCAAGTCAGTAATAATTAAATCAACTGGTCTAAGTGAGGTCAGAGGCAGCGTACATTCCTGAACAATCTTTGACTGGCCCTTCGCCATATGCAACATCGCCACAATAACCGTCCTCGCTCCAGTTACCAAGTCCATTGCGCCACCCATACCTGGAACCATTTTCTGCGGAACCTTCCAATTGGCTAATTGACCCTTAGCATCAACCTCTAAGCCTCCCAATACCGTCATATCCAGATGACCGCCACGAATTAATCCAAAACTCATGGCACTATCAATGCTTGCTGCTCCAGGAACGGCCGAGACAAATCCACCCCCTGCATCAGTTAAGTGAGGATCTTCCATTCCCTCGGGAGGCCTAGCGCCCAGACCAATCACACCATTTTCGGCCTGAAAATAAACTCCTGAAGCTGGTGGAACAAAGTTAGCCACCATTGATGGCAAACCAATTCCAAGATTGACCAACATTCCTGGTTGTATCTCTTCGGCAACTCTTCGGGCAATTAACTCTTTGGCATCCATGGTTAAGCTCTCAATTAGGACGAATTAATAGGTGATTAACCAGGACGCCGGGTGTTTTGACCGCATCTGGAGAAATCATTCCAAGAGGAACGATACTTTCTGGCTCGGCAATTACAACTTTTCCTGCTAACGCCATAATCGGATTAAAGTTATGCGCAGTGAGCATATACGTTAAGTTACCAGCATAGTCCGCTTGATGGGCAGCGATTAATGCATAGTCCGCATGCAAAGGGGGTTCTAATAAATATCGCTTACCGTCCACCTCAATAACCCTCTTCCCCTCCTCCACCTCGGTACCAAGACCTGTGGCGGTCAAAACACCGCCCAAGCCAACACCTCCAGCCCTGATCTGCTCAATTA encodes:
- a CDS encoding 3-oxoacid CoA-transferase subunit B, translated to MDAKELIARRVAEEIQPGMLVNLGIGLPSMVANFVPPASGVYFQAENGVIGLGARPPEGMEDPHLTDAGGGFVSAVPGAASIDSAMSFGLIRGGHLDMTVLGGLEVDAKGQLANWKVPQKMVPGMGGAMDLVTGARTVIVAMLHMAKGQSKIVQECTLPLTSLRPVDLIITDLAVIKPIKEGLLLCEYAPNSSIEQVIESTEANLIVSDEIKPMFSSSSNQQ
- a CDS encoding CoA transferase subunit A, with the protein product MSIKMKGALKPEAIAELIQDGSSLMIGGFMAVGTPERIIDALVQRGRKNLTVIANDTAMPGKGIGKLITAGLVSRVIASHIGLNPETQKMMISGQIQVDLVPQGTLIEQIRAGGVGLGGVLTATGLGTEVEEGKRVIEVDGKRYLLEPPLHADYALIAAHQADYAGNLTYMLTAHNFNPIMALAGKVVIAEPESIVPLGMISPDAVKTPGVLVNHLLIRPN